In Paralichthys olivaceus isolate ysfri-2021 chromosome 1, ASM2471397v2, whole genome shotgun sequence, the following are encoded in one genomic region:
- the LOC109636837 gene encoding dynein regulatory complex subunit 4, whose product MPPKNKDSSKKPAKTRTPTLIDGLTKEELSKEQMEEHIVRLREELDREREERNYFQLERDTIQTFSGNTQRELQEVTAEMKHLEKDTEEDERRHQVEIKVFNQKMKHLLCEHQNTISELRANGLVSTEMQHKEQNKLETELHKRIKAMKVEMEEINVDNLVKELELKHAEEMSKLRDILEKQLTETEAVYEEKMTLLLQELDNMRKNEISEREDQWNSHVDGLISDHNKALSEASELVQDLQQVLEENHSLKIQMKEMKTKQQQEEKDLILVLRDNKRLAEHLSKAKEEIVEMEKKMKHGRMEKDTKEKIIEKKMNDLKQDQKTLKEKFDKLQLERDELCKTHSQSIQRVQHKADLKNMQLERNLKALTDSLEKTNAQLQSVLSASNMDHTALCELINNIEENLDSNNNTIKILQFKKDQISKAREDLLLYYKAKQRALDVPVEELHAEPFESSRAGESQGRVLDLRFAQK is encoded by the exons ATG CCTCCGAAAAACAAAGACTCGAGTAAAAAGCCTGCAAAGACCAGGACACCCACTCTGATAGATGGACTCACCAAGGAGGAGCTGTCCAaggagcag ATGGAAGAACACATTGTGCGCCTTCGAGAGGAGCTGGATCGAGAGAGGGAGGAGCGAAACTACTTTCAGCTGGAGAGGGACACGATTCAAACCTTCTCGgggaacacacagagagagctacAGGAAGTGACGGCTGAAATGAAACACCTAGAAAAGGACACTGAAGAAGATGAGAGGCGCCACCAAGTAGAGATCAAG GTGTTTAACCAGAAGATGAAGCACCTCCTTTGTGAACACCAGAACACGATCTCTGAGTTGAGAGCAAATGGTTTAGTCTCGACTGAGATGCAGCACAAAGAGCAAAATAAATTAGAGACTGAGCTTCATAAGAGAATTAAGGCCATGAAGGTCGAGATGGAGGAGATTAACGTTGACAACCTCGTCAAGGAGCTTGAGCTG AAACACGCCGAAGAGATGAGTAAATTGAGGGACATATTGGAGAAGCAGCTCACAG AAACTGAAGCTGTGTATGAGGAAAAGATGACGCTTCTGCTGCAAGAGCTGGACAACATGAGGAAAAATGAGATCAGTGAGAGAGAAGATCAGTGGAACAGCCACGTCGATGGTCTCATATCAGACCACAACAAAGCTCTCAGTGAAGCTAGTGAGCTGGTTCAAGACTTACAACAGGTTCTGGAGGAGAATCATTCACTCAAG atacaaatgaaagaaatgaagacgaaacagcagcaggaggaaaaggACCTGATCCTTGTTTTGCGTGATAACAAACGTCTTGCTGAGCATCTTTCGAAAGCTAAAGAGGAAATCGttgaaatggagaaaaaaatgaaacacgGGAGAATGGAAAAG GACACCAAAGAAAAGATCATAGAAAAGAAGATGAATGATCTGAAACAGGATCAAAAGACGCTGAAAGAGAAATTCGACAAG CTTCAGCTTGAGAGGGACGAGCTGTGCAAGACGCACTCTCAGTCTATTCAGAGGGTGCAGCATAAAGCAGATCTGAAGAACATGCAGCTGGAGAGGAATCTGAAAGCTCTCACAGACAGTCTGGAGAAGACAAACGCTCAGCTCCAGTCTGTGCTCTCTGCCTCTAACATGGACCACACAGCCCTGTGTGAGCTCATCAACAACATTGAG GAAAACCTTGATTCCAACAATAATACCATCAAGATCttacagtttaaaaaagatCAGATTTCCAAG GCTcgtgaggatttgctgctttacTACAAGGCCAAGCAAAGGGCTCTTGATGTCCCAGTGGAGGAGCTTCATGCTGAGCCCTTTGAGAGCAGTCGTGCTGGAGAAAGTCAAGGACGGGTCTTAGATCTTCGCTTTGCCCAGAAGTga
- the LOC109636836 gene encoding transcription factor E2F4-like, translating to MEPDEEAAAAMSDQASGCPGRVKSLHVLTTKFVELMQQSEGGLLDLRDAIRLMAIGQKRRIYDIINVLEGIGLIRRMSKRIVKWIGTMPEQNDLQLNHRLTQLKLEVRDLEQMEFMLDLQRLWVEQSIRNMTEDCSNLIYVNHEDICNCFSGHTLLAVRAPPGTQLDIPIPKATQNSPAKYQIHMKSISGPIDVVLLNKLSAGSAPVVLPVPPPEEILRNAKLAMSSHVTESSAKSRQAAIEDMQHHHASPLINTELNRMRSPLLRNLSKELRDLLDPSKEIMNTQIITKLVTSEVISSLFRAPPPPPAERENLYNLDGSENLFDLYSMFDHKLL from the exons ATGGAACCTGATGAGGAGGCCGCCGCCGCCATGTCCGACCAGGCCTCTGGATGCCCCGGTCGAGTGAAGAGCCTCCATGTGCTCACCACCAAGTTTGTGGAGTTAATGCAACAATCTGAGGGAGGACTGCTGGACCTCAGAGAT GCTATCAGGCTCATGGCTATCGGACAGAAAAGGCGAATATATGACATCATAAATGTGTTGGAGGGCATCGGACTCATTAGGAGGATGTCCAAGCGCATTGTAAAGTGGAT CGGTACGATGCCAGAACAGAATGATCTCCAGTTAAACCACAGACTGACACAGTTAAAGTTGGAGGTGAGGGACCTGGAGCAGATGGAGTTTATGTTGGATCTGCAGAGACTGTGGGTCGAACAGAGCATTAGAAACATGACAGAAGACTGCAGCAA TCTGATTTATGTGAATCACGAAGATATCTGCAACTGCTTCAGTG GTCACACACTCCTGGCCGTACGAGCACCGCCTGGCACACAGTTAGACATTCCCATACCCAAAGCT ACCCAGAACAGTCCAGCAAAGTACCAGATCCATATGAAAAGCATCAGTGGACCCATAGATGTCGTACTCCTTAACAAACTATCTGCCGGCTCTGCTCCTGTTGTACTGCCGGTCCCGCCGCCAGAAGAAATTTTACGGAATGCCAAATTAGCAATGTCCTCACATGTGACAGAAAGCAGTGCAAAATCAAGACAGGCGGCCATAGAGGACATGCAGCATCATCATGCATCTCCGCTTATTAACACTGAGCTCAACAGAATGCGTTCACCTTTAT TGCGAAATCTATCAAAGGAACTGAGGGACCTACTAGACCCATCCAAAG AAATAATGAATACTCAAATAATCACAAAGCTTGTGACCTCTGAAG TTATTTCTTCACTCTTCCGAGCACCACCCCCGCCACCAGCTGAGCGTGAAAACCTGTATAATCTGGATGGAAGTGAAAACCTATTTGACCTCTACTCAATGTTTGACCATAAACTGTTGTAA